The following are encoded in a window of Halosimplex halophilum genomic DNA:
- the cca gene encoding CCA tRNA nucleotidyltransferase yields the protein MSDEFDAVVERVRERVTPDDDERERLDRVVADLRERAREAVADLPVDAEVIQVGSTARDTWLAGDRDVDLFVSFPTGVDRADLESYGLEVGHAVLPDGHEEFAEHPYVKGTYEGFDVDLVPCYAVAEATATRSAVDRTPFHTEYLADRIDADLAGEVRVAKQFLTGIGVYGSDLRTRGFSGYLTELLVHEYDGFRPFVAAAADWHPPVEFDPENHAQESFDDPLVVIDPTDPERNVAAVCSAEAVARLQHYARELLADPREDLFVPDDPDPLDPEAVVDAVERRGTAPVAIRFDAPDIVDDQLYPQLDRSLEGLVGELDRRGFDVLRAAAWADETVVFLAELAVAERPAVERHEGPPVHVRDHAGGFYDAYADEPAAPDDGTAGTYGPFLDGDRYVVERPREFETAVGLLESDAVFDVALGAQVETAMRENYAVLSGEAVGALADEFGVELARYFDPRP from the coding sequence ATGAGCGACGAGTTCGACGCCGTCGTCGAACGGGTTCGCGAGCGGGTGACGCCCGACGACGACGAGCGCGAGCGCCTCGATAGGGTCGTCGCGGACCTGCGCGAGCGCGCCCGCGAGGCCGTCGCGGACCTGCCGGTCGACGCCGAGGTGATCCAGGTGGGGTCGACGGCCCGGGACACGTGGCTGGCCGGCGACCGCGACGTGGATCTGTTCGTCTCGTTCCCGACGGGCGTCGACCGCGCGGACCTCGAATCGTACGGCCTCGAAGTCGGCCACGCGGTCCTCCCGGACGGCCACGAGGAGTTCGCCGAACACCCCTACGTCAAGGGGACCTACGAGGGGTTCGACGTGGACCTGGTCCCCTGCTACGCGGTCGCCGAGGCCACCGCGACCCGGTCGGCGGTCGACCGCACCCCCTTCCACACCGAGTACCTCGCCGACCGGATCGACGCCGACCTGGCGGGCGAGGTGCGGGTCGCCAAGCAGTTCCTCACGGGGATCGGCGTCTACGGGAGCGACCTCCGGACGCGGGGCTTTTCGGGCTATCTGACCGAGCTCCTGGTCCACGAGTACGACGGCTTCCGGCCGTTCGTCGCGGCCGCGGCCGACTGGCACCCGCCCGTCGAGTTCGACCCCGAGAACCACGCACAGGAATCCTTCGACGACCCGCTGGTCGTGATCGACCCGACCGACCCCGAGCGCAACGTCGCAGCAGTCTGCTCGGCGGAGGCGGTCGCGCGACTCCAGCACTACGCCCGCGAGTTGCTCGCCGACCCGCGGGAGGACCTGTTCGTCCCCGACGACCCCGATCCGCTCGACCCGGAGGCGGTCGTCGACGCCGTCGAGCGCCGCGGGACCGCGCCGGTCGCTATCCGGTTCGACGCTCCGGACATCGTCGACGACCAGCTGTACCCCCAGCTCGACCGGTCGCTGGAGGGTCTCGTCGGCGAGCTCGACCGCCGGGGGTTCGACGTGCTGCGGGCGGCCGCGTGGGCCGACGAGACGGTCGTCTTCCTCGCCGAACTCGCGGTCGCCGAGCGGCCGGCCGTCGAGCGCCACGAGGGGCCGCCGGTCCACGTCCGCGACCACGCCGGGGGGTTCTACGACGCCTACGCCGACGAGCCCGCCGCGCCGGACGACGGGACGGCTGGCACCTACGGTCCGTTCCTCGACGGCGACCGCTACGTCGTCGAGCGGCCCCGCGAGTTCGAGACCGCCGTCGGGCTGCTGGAGAGCGACGCCGTCTTCGACGTGGCGCTGGGCGCGCAGGTCGAGACGGCTATGCGGGAGAACTATGCGGTGCTATCGGGCGAGGCGGTGGGCGCGCTCGCCGACGAGTTCGGCGTCGAGCTGGCGCGGTACTTCGACCCGCGGCCCTGA
- the metX gene encoding homoserine O-acetyltransferase MetX yields the protein MEVERDTVSLGEFEFECGRSIPELEVAYEAYGEFTGDNAVLVCHALTGSAHVAGRHADEGTDGQARAWWDDIVGPGKAIDTREYYVLCANVPGSCYGTTGPESTNPETGEPYGTDFPAVTVTDWTDAQRQLLDELGIPHLHAVVGGSVGGMNVIEWAKQHPDHVERIAPIAAAARLDVQCLAMDAIARRAITTDDDWQGGDYYGEGPEPTDGLALARQIGHVMYLSKASMEQKFGRRAAGRDAARSFPTDPAAGFFPYRDVESYLDYNAESFVERFDANSYLYLTRAMDNYDLSAGFESDEDALAAFDGEALVMSFTADWHFTPTQAEELADALRAADVAVAHHLVESDHGHDAFLVEPESVGPPLSDFLADGVEGTAVTDTDEPPEDDDPSFAPVHTSLFSD from the coding sequence ATGGAGGTCGAACGGGACACCGTCTCGCTGGGCGAGTTCGAGTTCGAGTGCGGCCGCTCGATCCCCGAACTCGAAGTGGCCTACGAGGCCTACGGCGAGTTCACCGGCGACAACGCGGTGCTGGTCTGTCACGCGCTGACCGGCAGCGCCCACGTCGCCGGCCGCCACGCCGACGAGGGGACCGACGGCCAGGCCCGCGCCTGGTGGGACGACATCGTCGGCCCCGGCAAGGCCATCGACACCCGCGAGTACTACGTCCTCTGCGCCAACGTCCCGGGATCGTGTTACGGCACGACCGGCCCGGAGAGCACCAACCCCGAGACGGGCGAACCCTACGGGACCGACTTCCCAGCCGTCACCGTCACCGACTGGACCGACGCCCAGCGGCAGTTGCTCGACGAGCTCGGGATCCCGCACCTCCACGCGGTCGTCGGCGGGAGCGTCGGCGGCATGAACGTCATCGAGTGGGCCAAACAGCACCCCGACCACGTCGAGCGCATCGCCCCCATCGCCGCTGCGGCCCGGCTGGACGTGCAGTGTCTCGCCATGGACGCCATCGCCCGCCGCGCCATCACAACCGACGACGACTGGCAGGGCGGCGACTACTACGGCGAGGGCCCCGAGCCGACCGACGGGCTGGCGCTCGCCCGCCAGATCGGCCACGTCATGTACCTCTCGAAGGCCTCGATGGAGCAGAAGTTCGGCCGCCGGGCCGCCGGCCGCGACGCCGCCCGGTCGTTCCCGACCGACCCGGCAGCCGGCTTCTTCCCCTACCGCGACGTGGAGTCGTATCTCGACTACAACGCCGAGTCGTTCGTCGAGCGGTTCGACGCCAACTCCTACCTCTACCTGACGCGGGCGATGGACAACTACGACCTCTCGGCGGGCTTCGAGTCCGACGAGGACGCCCTGGCCGCCTTCGACGGCGAGGCGCTGGTGATGTCCTTCACCGCCGACTGGCACTTCACGCCCACCCAGGCGGAGGAGCTGGCCGACGCGCTCCGCGCGGCGGACGTGGCCGTCGCCCACCACCTCGTCGAGTCCGACCACGGCCACGACGCCTTCCTCGTCGAGCCGGAGAGCGTCGGGCCGCCGCTCTCGGACTTCCTCGCGGACGGCGTCGAGGGGACGGCCGTCACCGACACCGACGAGCCGCCCGAGGACGACGACCCCTCGTTCGCGCCCGTACACACCAGTCTCTTCTCGGATTGA
- a CDS encoding DUF7351 domain-containing protein produces MTDAFQVSERRSVPPAEAFSLLGNELRVSILLELGDAKEGSQPRPLPFEELRRRCDVSDSGRFNYHLQELLGVFVKEKDEGYGLLYPGVILYQAIKADSFTDRTTVEPFPADAGCAECDGRLEATYRNSMLVVRCPDCGALAFKYHLPPGAIRSNDPDAVLWAANVYARRDLMTVAGDVCPTCASEMYHDVVPDDEKSSELEQAMPGPAVVHHCSYCKNFFCTDLPEVLTYHRDVLPFVAANAPDLLTDPLWTVDACDPDDIAVAERDPLRVTVPVEAGDDRLDVTVDRSLAVLDTERA; encoded by the coding sequence ATGACCGACGCCTTCCAGGTCTCCGAGCGACGGTCGGTCCCGCCCGCCGAGGCGTTCTCCCTGCTGGGCAACGAACTGCGCGTCTCCATCCTGCTGGAACTCGGCGACGCCAAGGAGGGCAGCCAGCCCCGCCCGCTGCCGTTCGAGGAGCTTCGCCGGCGCTGTGACGTGTCCGACAGCGGCCGGTTCAACTACCACCTCCAGGAGCTGCTGGGGGTGTTCGTCAAGGAAAAGGACGAGGGCTACGGCCTGCTGTACCCCGGGGTCATCCTCTACCAGGCGATCAAGGCCGACAGCTTCACCGACCGGACGACCGTCGAGCCGTTCCCCGCCGACGCCGGGTGCGCCGAGTGTGACGGGCGGCTGGAGGCGACCTACCGCAACAGCATGCTCGTCGTGCGCTGTCCCGACTGCGGGGCGCTCGCGTTCAAGTACCACCTCCCGCCGGGCGCGATCCGGTCGAACGACCCCGACGCGGTGCTGTGGGCGGCGAACGTCTACGCGCGGCGGGACCTCATGACCGTCGCCGGCGACGTGTGTCCCACCTGCGCGAGCGAGATGTACCACGACGTGGTGCCCGACGACGAGAAGTCCAGCGAACTCGAACAGGCGATGCCGGGCCCGGCGGTCGTCCACCACTGCTCGTACTGCAAGAACTTCTTCTGCACCGACCTGCCCGAGGTCCTGACCTACCACCGCGACGTGTTGCCGTTCGTCGCGGCCAACGCCCCCGACCTGCTGACCGACCCGCTGTGGACCGTCGACGCCTGCGACCCCGACGACATCGCCGTGGCGGAGCGCGACCCGCTCCGCGTGACCGTCCCCGTCGAGGCGGGCGACGACCGCCTCGACGTGACCGTCGACCGCTCGCTGGCCGTCCTCGACACCGAGCGGGCGTGA
- a CDS encoding histone deacetylase family protein gives MNFGYREACLDHDTGKRHPESPDRLRAIRQGLSESHGVRYVSPEDATVEQVAAVHDADYVDSVEDFCADGGGDWDADTVAVEATWDAALAAAGMANWVADEALDGADGRDTPFALGRPPGHHAVYDDAMGFCFFNNVAVAAQHALDSLGADRVAILDWDVHHGNGTQDIFDDRGDVFFVSVHEDGIYPGTGDASETGTGDARGTTMNVPFPPGTTTSGYLAAVDDLILPAFEAFDPDLVLVSAGFDAHEHDPISRMRVSTEGYGLLAERVDAFADRIGAGLGFVLEGGYGLDTLTESIRTVHEVFDGYTPAEPDEDVQDAARQVIDDVRAQGFDLVDE, from the coding sequence ATGAACTTCGGCTACCGGGAGGCCTGTCTCGACCACGACACCGGCAAGCGCCACCCCGAGAGCCCCGACCGCCTGCGCGCCATCCGGCAGGGCCTCTCGGAGAGCCACGGCGTCAGGTACGTCTCCCCGGAGGACGCGACCGTCGAGCAGGTCGCGGCCGTCCACGACGCCGACTACGTCGACTCGGTCGAGGACTTCTGCGCCGACGGCGGCGGCGACTGGGACGCCGACACCGTCGCCGTCGAGGCCACCTGGGACGCCGCCCTGGCCGCCGCCGGCATGGCCAACTGGGTCGCCGACGAGGCGCTCGACGGCGCCGACGGGCGCGACACCCCCTTCGCACTCGGGCGGCCGCCGGGCCACCACGCCGTCTACGACGACGCGATGGGCTTCTGTTTCTTCAACAACGTCGCCGTCGCCGCCCAGCACGCCCTCGACTCGCTGGGCGCCGACCGCGTCGCTATCCTCGACTGGGACGTCCACCACGGCAACGGCACCCAGGACATCTTCGACGACCGCGGGGACGTGTTCTTCGTCTCCGTCCACGAGGACGGCATCTACCCCGGCACCGGCGACGCGAGCGAGACCGGGACCGGCGACGCCCGGGGGACGACGATGAACGTCCCGTTCCCGCCGGGGACGACCACCAGCGGCTACCTCGCCGCCGTCGACGACCTGATCCTCCCGGCGTTCGAGGCGTTCGACCCCGACCTGGTGCTCGTCTCCGCGGGCTTCGACGCCCACGAGCACGACCCCATCTCGCGGATGCGCGTCTCCACGGAGGGCTACGGCCTGCTCGCCGAGCGCGTCGACGCGTTCGCCGACCGCATCGGCGCCGGCCTCGGGTTCGTCCTCGAAGGCGGGTACGGGCTCGACACGCTGACAGAGAGCATCCGCACCGTCCACGAGGTGTTCGACGGCTACACCCCGGCCGAACCCGACGAGGACGTCCAGGACGCCGCTCGCCAGGTCATCGACGACGTGCGCGCCCAGGGGTTCGACCTCGTCGACGAGTGA
- a CDS encoding DUF7504 family protein encodes MTVDSRGGVDIGDATTVLLLAPAVGDRPTDACVTFLDGLDDRVDRVVPVTITVPVGEWIGQWERATDGDPALGTCVDVDRTTRSAAVAGDDRPVPVERVVDPTDLEAVGRRVSDALQRADEEGDRAGVAVHSLTGILGHVDEPTAFKFVYTLGEVARRVDGVVVFHLDPSVHDGETVETFRIVCDAVVDADRGRSASPDS; translated from the coding sequence GTGACCGTCGACAGCAGGGGCGGGGTAGATATCGGGGACGCGACGACGGTGCTGTTGCTGGCGCCGGCCGTCGGTGACCGCCCGACGGACGCCTGCGTGACCTTCCTGGACGGGCTCGACGACCGGGTCGACCGGGTCGTTCCGGTCACGATCACCGTCCCGGTCGGGGAGTGGATCGGCCAATGGGAGCGCGCGACCGACGGCGACCCCGCGCTCGGCACCTGCGTCGACGTGGACCGGACGACGCGGTCCGCGGCGGTCGCCGGCGACGACCGCCCGGTCCCGGTCGAGCGGGTGGTCGACCCGACGGACCTGGAGGCGGTCGGGCGCCGGGTCAGCGACGCCCTCCAGCGGGCCGACGAGGAGGGCGACCGCGCCGGCGTCGCGGTCCACTCGCTGACCGGGATCCTCGGTCACGTCGACGAACCGACCGCGTTCAAGTTCGTCTACACGCTCGGCGAAGTGGCCCGCCGCGTCGACGGCGTCGTCGTCTTCCACCTCGACCCGTCGGTCCACGACGGCGAGACCGTCGAGACGTTCCGCATCGTCTGCGACGCGGTCGTCGACGCCGACCGGGGTCGCTCGGCGTCGCCCGACTCCTGA
- a CDS encoding lipase maturation factor family protein, with product MAPWYAWAPWGGEFQVARLLLQRGIAATYLVAFLVAARQFRPLAGEDGLLPLGQYVERYEFREKPSLFYYLDSDRALAVGAWLGVALAAAALLGLPGRFGLGAYLAVWTAMWALYLSFVNAGGTFYGFGWESMLCEAGFLAIFLGAPDLVAPAVVVYLFRWVEFRNMLGAGLIKIRGDDCWRDLTCMDYHYETQPMPNPLSWVAHRLPDRFHRVEVLCNHVVELLVPVLYFGPPRVAAAAGLATVGFHLWLMLTGNFAFLSFLSIVLAGSLFADAVVAGALPAGLSLPVPDPGALAPLPLWFQVAVAALVVLVAALSYYPVRNMVSSSQAMNRAFDPLNLVNTYGAFGSITRTRYEIVVQGTDDAVVTDDTEWETYEFPGKPTDPGRLPPQWAPYHLRLDWQLWFAAMAPSPARHPWFVHFLAKLLAGDDGARSLLRTDPFPDEPPEHVRALRYRYEFTDLGELRETGRWWRRERVGTYYGPVSLDDSRFRLQLQRRGWDVPEPERERDDRPTAASETARVADAE from the coding sequence ATGGCACCGTGGTACGCCTGGGCGCCGTGGGGCGGCGAGTTCCAGGTCGCCCGGCTGCTCCTCCAGCGGGGGATCGCCGCGACGTACCTGGTCGCCTTCCTCGTCGCCGCGCGGCAGTTCCGCCCCCTCGCCGGCGAGGACGGCCTGCTCCCGCTCGGCCAGTACGTCGAGCGCTACGAGTTCCGCGAGAAGCCCTCCCTGTTCTACTACCTCGACAGCGACCGCGCGCTCGCCGTCGGCGCCTGGCTCGGCGTCGCGCTGGCCGCCGCGGCGCTTCTCGGCCTCCCCGGCCGGTTCGGCCTCGGCGCCTACCTCGCCGTCTGGACCGCGATGTGGGCGCTGTACCTCTCCTTTGTCAACGCGGGCGGGACCTTCTACGGCTTCGGCTGGGAGTCGATGCTCTGCGAGGCGGGCTTCCTCGCCATCTTCCTCGGCGCGCCCGACCTCGTCGCGCCGGCCGTCGTGGTCTACCTCTTCCGGTGGGTCGAGTTCCGCAACATGCTCGGCGCCGGCCTCATCAAGATCCGCGGCGACGACTGCTGGCGCGATCTCACCTGCATGGACTACCACTACGAGACCCAGCCGATGCCCAACCCCCTCTCGTGGGTCGCCCACCGCCTGCCCGACCGCTTCCACCGCGTCGAGGTGCTCTGCAACCACGTCGTCGAACTCCTCGTCCCCGTCCTCTACTTCGGCCCGCCCCGCGTCGCCGCCGCCGCGGGCCTGGCCACCGTCGGCTTTCACCTCTGGCTGATGCTGACCGGCAACTTCGCCTTCCTCTCGTTTCTCAGCATCGTCCTCGCCGGGAGCCTCTTCGCGGACGCCGTCGTCGCCGGCGCGCTCCCCGCGGGCCTGTCCCTCCCGGTTCCCGACCCCGGCGCGCTCGCACCGCTCCCGCTGTGGTTCCAGGTCGCCGTCGCGGCGCTGGTCGTCCTCGTCGCCGCGCTGAGTTACTACCCGGTCCGGAACATGGTCTCCTCGTCGCAGGCGATGAACCGCGCGTTCGACCCCCTCAATCTCGTCAACACCTACGGCGCGTTCGGGTCGATCACCCGCACCCGCTACGAGATCGTCGTCCAGGGGACCGACGACGCCGTCGTGACCGACGACACCGAGTGGGAGACCTACGAGTTCCCCGGCAAGCCCACCGACCCCGGGCGGTTGCCCCCGCAGTGGGCGCCCTATCACCTCCGGCTGGACTGGCAGCTGTGGTTCGCCGCGATGGCCCCCTCGCCGGCCCGCCACCCGTGGTTCGTCCACTTCCTCGCGAAGCTACTCGCCGGCGACGACGGCGCCCGCTCGCTGCTGCGGACGGATCCCTTCCCCGACGAACCCCCGGAGCACGTCCGCGCGCTCCGGTATCGTTACGAGTTCACCGACCTCGGCGAACTGCGCGAGACCGGCCGGTGGTGGCGCCGCGAGCGCGTCGGCACCTACTACGGCCCCGTCTCGCTCGACGACTCGCGGTTCCGGCTCCAGTTGCAGCGCCGCGGCTGGGACGTGCCCGAACCCGAGCGGGAGCGCGACGACAGACCCACCGCGGCGAGCGAGACCGCACGGGTCGCCGACGCCGAGTGA
- a CDS encoding O-acetylhomoserine aminocarboxypropyltransferase/cysteine synthase family protein: MTDPYAFGTRCVHAGQAVDPATGARAPPIYQTTSYVFEDADTAADRYALDDGGNVYSRFDNPTVSTLERRLAALENGTAAVATGSGMAALDAATSILARSGDNVVTASSIYGGTHSYLSNMGSRRGIETRFVDTLDPDAYAEAIDDRTAYVHYETIGNPSLVTPPMEEIAAVAHERGVPVFVDNTFGTPALCNPLDHGADIVWESTTKWIHGSGTTVGGVIVDGGSFPWAEYPEKFPELGAPNDAFDGVTFADRFGDEAFAVAARQRAVRSLGDGQKPFDAWATLQGTETLELRMERHCENAQRVAEFLADHDGVEWVTYPGLDSHETHDNAGEYLAGGYGGMVAFGLTGGFEAGKRFCEETDLAQFLANIGDAKTLVIHPASTTHAQLTPEEQRASGVTPDLVRLSVGIEDAADILADIDGAIERANAGASGGTDGDGGTGAGDGPTNPGDS, from the coding sequence ATGACCGATCCGTACGCCTTCGGGACTCGCTGCGTCCACGCCGGCCAGGCGGTCGATCCCGCGACAGGGGCGCGGGCGCCGCCGATCTACCAGACCACGTCGTACGTGTTCGAGGACGCGGACACGGCGGCCGACCGCTACGCGCTGGACGACGGGGGGAACGTCTACTCGCGGTTCGACAACCCGACCGTCTCGACGCTCGAACGCCGGCTCGCCGCGCTGGAGAACGGGACCGCCGCCGTCGCCACCGGCTCGGGGATGGCCGCCCTCGACGCCGCGACCTCGATCCTCGCTCGCTCGGGCGACAACGTCGTCACCGCCTCCTCCATCTACGGCGGCACCCACTCCTATCTCTCCAACATGGGCAGCCGCCGCGGGATCGAGACGCGCTTCGTCGACACGCTCGATCCGGACGCCTACGCCGAGGCCATCGACGACCGCACCGCCTACGTCCACTACGAGACCATCGGCAACCCCTCGCTGGTGACGCCCCCCATGGAAGAGATCGCCGCGGTCGCCCACGAGCGGGGCGTGCCCGTCTTCGTCGACAACACCTTCGGGACGCCGGCGCTGTGTAACCCGCTCGACCACGGCGCCGACATCGTCTGGGAGTCGACCACCAAGTGGATCCACGGCTCCGGGACGACGGTCGGGGGCGTCATCGTCGACGGCGGCTCCTTCCCCTGGGCGGAGTACCCCGAGAAGTTCCCCGAGCTGGGCGCGCCCAACGACGCCTTCGACGGCGTCACCTTCGCCGACCGCTTCGGCGACGAGGCCTTCGCCGTGGCCGCCCGCCAGCGCGCCGTCCGCTCGCTGGGCGACGGCCAGAAGCCCTTCGACGCCTGGGCGACCCTCCAGGGGACCGAGACGCTCGAACTCCGGATGGAGCGCCACTGCGAGAACGCCCAGCGCGTCGCCGAGTTCCTCGCCGACCACGACGGCGTCGAGTGGGTCACCTACCCCGGGCTCGACTCCCACGAGACCCACGACAACGCGGGCGAGTACCTGGCAGGCGGCTACGGCGGCATGGTCGCGTTCGGACTGACCGGGGGGTTCGAGGCCGGCAAGCGCTTCTGCGAGGAGACCGACCTCGCGCAGTTCCTCGCCAACATCGGCGACGCGAAGACGCTCGTCATCCACCCCGCCAGCACCACCCACGCCCAGCTCACGCCCGAGGAACAGCGCGCCAGCGGCGTCACGCCGGACCTGGTGCGCCTGTCGGTCGGCATCGAGGACGCCGCGGACATCCTCGCGGACATCGACGGCGCCATCGAGCGCGCGAACGCCGGCGCGAGCGGCGGCACCGACGGGGACGGCGGGACGGGCGCCGGCGACGGACCGACGAATCCGGGTGACTCGTAG
- a CDS encoding MarR family transcriptional regulator, whose amino-acid sequence MYTVLEYEGPLTQKTLAEETRLSQRSVRSALSDLTETGLVEERIYPADARQRLYAIDTE is encoded by the coding sequence GTGTACACGGTCCTCGAGTACGAAGGCCCACTGACCCAGAAGACGCTCGCCGAGGAGACCCGGCTCTCCCAGCGCAGCGTCCGCAGCGCGCTGTCGGACCTGACGGAGACGGGCCTCGTCGAGGAGCGGATCTACCCGGCGGACGCCCGCCAGCGGCTCTACGCTATCGACACCGAGTGA
- a CDS encoding polysaccharide deacetylase family protein, producing the protein MLVSESQLLRAWRTVAFVGHFSGVESLSSRGTNKIVAYHSVGGGFHDDIAPDRLRRDIEYLDTHYELVDLPAVREPSDEKRIALIFEDGYRDFAEHVVPVLREYEVPATVFVIADAIDDPSFTHNDRFDYEYMDRGDLLALLDEDLVTIGNHTRTHPKLAEVPPDRLEREIVGAKRRLERALGVDIDRFSYPYNSCDEHAAELVRESHDIGVAGRGRREYLSADTDPEAVPQVNGANPFWEVRWDLSDAGTFVGSVADRLVGRAV; encoded by the coding sequence ATGCTCGTCTCCGAGTCGCAGCTGCTCAGGGCGTGGCGGACCGTCGCCTTCGTCGGTCACTTCTCGGGCGTGGAGTCGCTGTCCTCGCGTGGCACGAACAAGATCGTCGCCTACCACTCGGTGGGCGGCGGCTTCCACGACGACATCGCCCCCGACCGCCTCCGCCGCGACATCGAGTACCTCGACACGCACTACGAGCTCGTCGACCTCCCCGCGGTGAGGGAGCCGAGCGACGAGAAACGGATCGCCCTCATCTTCGAGGACGGCTACCGCGACTTCGCCGAGCACGTCGTGCCCGTCCTCCGCGAGTACGAGGTGCCCGCGACCGTCTTCGTGATCGCCGACGCCATCGACGACCCGTCGTTCACCCACAACGACCGCTTCGACTACGAGTACATGGACCGCGGGGACCTCCTCGCGCTCCTCGACGAGGACCTGGTCACCATCGGCAACCACACGCGGACCCACCCGAAGCTCGCCGAGGTCCCGCCCGACCGCCTCGAACGGGAGATCGTCGGCGCCAAGCGCCGCCTCGAACGGGCGCTCGGTGTCGACATCGACCGATTCAGCTACCCGTACAACAGCTGCGACGAACACGCGGCCGAACTCGTCCGCGAGTCCCACGACATCGGGGTCGCCGGCCGCGGCCGCCGCGAGTACCTCTCGGCGGACACCGACCCGGAGGCGGTCCCGCAGGTCAACGGCGCCAACCCGTTCTGGGAGGTGCGCTGGGACCTCTCCGACGCCGGCACGTTCGTCGGCTCCGTCGCCGACCGCCTCGTCGGCCGGGCGGTCTGA
- a CDS encoding helix-turn-helix domain-containing protein, producing MRYVTVRATHAEGEAFHPLGAAVADEPAVTTGPIHQLELIDGDTGVSLSEVRSGLDRYSEVLADSPYVIEYTTTGADRGFAYTHFELDELTRRLLRYRRSSDLIVEMPIESEPDGATVVTLVGDAAAFSGAFDPIPAEVSIDVVETGEYDPGVRQLFGRLTARQREVLEAAVRAGYYENPRETTQEGLAEELGVSPATVGEHLRKIESRVLSGFVAGE from the coding sequence ATGCGCTACGTGACGGTCCGGGCGACCCACGCCGAGGGCGAGGCGTTCCACCCGCTGGGGGCGGCCGTGGCCGACGAGCCGGCGGTCACGACCGGTCCGATCCACCAGCTGGAGCTGATCGACGGCGACACGGGCGTCTCGCTGTCGGAGGTCCGGTCGGGGCTCGACCGCTACAGCGAGGTCCTCGCCGACTCGCCGTACGTCATCGAGTACACGACCACGGGCGCCGACCGCGGGTTCGCGTACACGCACTTCGAACTGGACGAACTGACGCGGCGGCTCCTGCGGTACCGCCGCAGTTCGGACCTGATCGTCGAGATGCCCATCGAGTCCGAGCCCGACGGCGCCACGGTGGTCACGCTCGTCGGCGACGCCGCCGCCTTCTCCGGGGCCTTCGACCCGATCCCGGCGGAGGTGAGTATCGATGTCGTCGAGACCGGCGAGTACGACCCCGGCGTCCGACAGCTGTTCGGCCGGCTGACCGCCCGCCAGCGGGAGGTGCTGGAGGCCGCCGTGCGCGCCGGCTACTACGAGAACCCCCGCGAGACCACCCAGGAGGGGCTGGCCGAGGAGCTCGGGGTGTCGCCCGCCACCGTCGGCGAACACCTCCGGAAGATCGAGTCCCGCGTCCTCTCCGGGTTCGTCGCCGGGGAGTAG
- a CDS encoding DUF7503 family protein: MSQESTRLREFLEENPKWIGVMFSALLLLSQVGSVAAANGGTMTGP, encoded by the coding sequence ATGAGCCAAGAATCAACGCGACTCCGCGAATTCCTCGAAGAGAACCCCAAATGGATCGGCGTCATGTTCAGCGCGCTGCTCCTGCTCTCGCAGGTCGGGAGCGTGGCGGCGGCAAATGGCGGTACCATGACCGGTCCCTAG